In Niveispirillum cyanobacteriorum, the following proteins share a genomic window:
- a CDS encoding sterol desaturase family protein — MPDNLSYPDVATLASPLYLLLLVLELLLMRLNLLRAHYETRDSAASLAMGVGYVITGLFSGLLIGGGISAIMFRVYDHRLFDIGTSVWAIVACFLIDDMRYYWAHRFMHRIRWLWASHVVHHSSQHFNFATALRQPWTGAIMGLFVLKLPLAFLGFHPAILIFASSLNLLYQFWIHTESIRRMPAWFEAVMNTPSHHRVHHGSNPRYLDCNYAGTLIIWDKLFGTFVPEQDDDPVRFGLVRDLGTFNPLRIAFHEFVGIAKDQAQHDLSLRDRFLYLFGPPGWSHDGRRDDTDKIKAAFLRRHPEQAGTPGLPPVTGAGMPVMAREVADAAGGQ, encoded by the coding sequence ATGCCGGACAACCTGAGCTATCCCGATGTCGCCACCCTGGCCAGCCCGCTCTATCTGCTGCTGCTGGTCCTGGAACTGTTGCTGATGCGCCTGAACCTGCTGCGCGCGCATTATGAGACGCGGGACAGTGCCGCCAGTCTGGCCATGGGTGTGGGCTATGTCATCACCGGCCTGTTCTCAGGCCTGCTGATCGGCGGTGGTATTTCGGCCATCATGTTCCGGGTCTATGACCATCGCCTGTTTGATATCGGAACGTCGGTCTGGGCCATCGTCGCCTGCTTCCTGATCGACGACATGCGCTATTACTGGGCGCACCGGTTCATGCACCGTATCCGCTGGCTCTGGGCCAGCCATGTCGTCCATCATTCCAGCCAGCATTTCAACTTCGCCACGGCCCTGCGCCAACCTTGGACCGGCGCCATCATGGGCTTGTTCGTCCTGAAGCTCCCCCTGGCTTTCCTGGGCTTTCACCCGGCCATCCTGATCTTCGCCTCGTCCCTTAACCTGCTGTATCAGTTCTGGATCCATACGGAATCCATCCGTCGCATGCCCGCCTGGTTCGAGGCGGTGATGAACACCCCCTCCCATCACCGCGTCCATCACGGTTCCAATCCCCGCTACCTCGACTGCAACTATGCCGGCACCCTGATCATCTGGGACAAGCTGTTCGGGACCTTCGTGCCGGAGCAGGATGATGATCCGGTGCGGTTCGGGCTGGTGCGTGATTTGGGCACCTTCAACCCGCTGCGCATCGCCTTTCACGAATTCGTGGGCATCGCCAAGGATCAGGCGCAGCACGACCTCTCTCTGCGCGACCGCTTCCTGTATCTGTTCGGCCCGCCAGGGTGGAGCCATGATGGCCGCCGTGATGATACCGACAAGATCAAGGCGGCCTTTCTGCGCCGTCATCCGGAACAGGCCGGCACGCCCGGTCTGCCGCCGGTCACCGGTGCAGGCATGCCTGTGATGGCGCGGGAGGTGGCTGATGCTGCTGGCGGTCAGTGA
- a CDS encoding FAD-binding oxidoreductase, with product MTIATQLAERIGHDKVLGDAETLRARRYDQWCVKHLRYWRGEHVPAPGIVVRPESVSDVRQVLLFANEHHIPLIPFGLGSGVCGGVEPTPEAILLDMGGMASVRFIDETNLLASFDAGMNGLLAEETVASHGLTIGHWPQSIGISSVGGWVSTRASGQFSTAYGNIEDMIYAVEAVMPDGNVVTLGKAPRAAAGPDLRHLLMGAEGTMGVVTGVTLSLRRAAPFRQCSVFYAKDMEAGFEVQRRIIQADWKPPVMRQYDGREVRRLFKDFQRDGQSMLLMVHEGPRERVEAEMPAIAAIAAAAGLEPGDPAAAEQWLTRRNHVPTWQDMFERGYVADTAEISGTWTQIGDIYNDVIRDLNGVDGVINASAHSSHVYRSGINLYFSFAATFEDTARMEPAYFECWRRIMEATARHGGGVAHHHGAGRLRKPYLAHDLGAGGVALLRRLKAAMDPNGIMNPGNLLPDA from the coding sequence ATGACCATTGCCACCCAACTGGCCGAACGCATTGGCCACGACAAGGTGCTGGGCGACGCCGAAACGCTGCGCGCCCGACGCTATGACCAATGGTGTGTGAAGCATCTGCGATACTGGCGTGGGGAGCATGTGCCAGCACCCGGCATCGTGGTGCGGCCCGAAAGCGTGTCCGATGTCCGTCAGGTCTTACTGTTCGCCAATGAGCATCATATCCCCCTGATCCCCTTCGGTCTGGGCAGTGGGGTCTGCGGCGGGGTGGAGCCGACGCCGGAGGCTATTCTGCTGGACATGGGCGGCATGGCGTCTGTGCGGTTCATTGATGAGACGAACCTGCTGGCCAGCTTCGATGCCGGCATGAACGGGCTGCTGGCGGAAGAGACGGTGGCTTCCCATGGACTGACCATTGGTCATTGGCCGCAATCGATCGGGATCAGCAGTGTTGGCGGCTGGGTCTCCACCCGCGCCTCGGGCCAGTTCTCCACCGCCTATGGCAATATCGAGGACATGATCTACGCCGTTGAGGCAGTGATGCCCGACGGTAACGTCGTCACCCTCGGAAAAGCTCCACGCGCCGCGGCGGGACCTGACCTGCGCCATCTGCTGATGGGGGCGGAGGGAACGATGGGCGTGGTCACGGGTGTCACCCTGTCGCTGCGCCGGGCGGCACCCTTCCGGCAATGCTCTGTCTTCTACGCAAAGGACATGGAGGCGGGGTTCGAGGTGCAGCGCCGGATCATCCAGGCCGATTGGAAGCCGCCGGTGATGCGCCAGTATGACGGGCGGGAGGTGCGCCGTCTGTTCAAGGATTTCCAGCGTGACGGCCAGTCCATGCTGCTGATGGTGCATGAAGGCCCGCGTGAGCGGGTGGAGGCTGAGATGCCCGCCATCGCCGCCATCGCGGCGGCGGCGGGGCTGGAGCCGGGTGACCCGGCGGCGGCCGAACAATGGCTGACGCGCCGTAACCATGTGCCCACCTGGCAAGACATGTTCGAGCGTGGTTATGTCGCCGATACCGCCGAAATCTCCGGTACCTGGACGCAGATCGGCGATATCTACAATGACGTTATCCGGGACTTGAACGGGGTTGACGGCGTCATCAACGCCTCGGCGCACAGTTCCCATGTCTACCGTTCCGGGATTAACCTGTATTTCTCCTTCGCCGCTACGTTCGAGGATACAGCCCGCATGGAACCCGCCTATTTTGAATGTTGGCGCCGCATAATGGAGGCGACGGCCCGCCATGGAGGCGGGGTGGCGCACCATCATGGTGCGGGCCGCCTGCGCAAGCCTTATCTGGCCCATGATCTGGGTGCCGGTGGTGTGGCGTTGCTGCGGCGGTTGAAGGCGGCAATGGACCCGAACGGGATCATGAACCCAGGCAACCTGCTCCCCGATGCCTGA
- a CDS encoding alpha-glucosidase has product MQLVETDGGFDLILAGRAMLRQRSDAPCLYVGRGAPRVEMYHGHFDIEDNVEERVGLRYAALTRVSDGSARIALSIAPALPPLVTLTLSGGAQDARIHIDAIDPTLNRLWLRVVADKGEHVWGGGEQLSYFDMRGRRFPLWTSEPGVGRDKSTLLTFQSDQKGKAGGDYYKTNYPQPTYLSSRRYALHIDTTAYSAFDFRQEGWHELEIWAAPATIELWARDAFTDLVTALSDRFGRQPPLPDWVLKGAIIGLKDGATSFDRLEKYAASGAALSGLWCEDWVGLRITSFGSRLFWDWKWNATRYPDLDTKIKELHDRGIRFLGYVNPYLCVDGSFFPEAEAAGYLAKKLESDETYTVDFGEFDCGVVDFTNPAAAAWFAERVIGQNMLDFGLSGWMADFGEYLPTDVRLHDGTPGMLAHNAWPVLWAEVNARAVESRGRTGEALFFMRAGYSGVQRHCPLLWAGDQSVDFSRHDGIGTVITAALSSGLLGNAYHHSDIGGYTSLFGNVRTPELIMRWSEMAAFTAVMRGHEGNRPRENVQIDEDEQVLAHFARMTRLYAHMAPYLRALSDEAVATGLPVQRPLFLHFPDDPATYALQESYLYGADLLVAPVIQPGVDRWSTYLPAGTDWVEVWTGNLHVGGRAVTVDAPLGKPPLFYRQGSAWTELFTGIAAVI; this is encoded by the coding sequence ATGCAATTGGTTGAGACGGATGGCGGCTTCGACCTGATTTTGGCAGGTCGCGCAATGCTGCGCCAGCGGTCCGACGCGCCCTGCCTCTATGTCGGCCGGGGTGCCCCTCGTGTGGAGATGTATCATGGCCATTTCGACATCGAGGATAATGTCGAGGAGCGGGTGGGCCTGCGCTATGCGGCCCTGACCCGTGTCAGCGACGGCAGCGCCCGCATCGCCCTGTCCATCGCCCCTGCCCTGCCGCCCCTGGTCACCCTGACCCTGTCCGGTGGCGCACAGGATGCCCGTATCCACATCGACGCCATCGACCCCACGCTCAACCGCCTTTGGCTGCGCGTGGTGGCAGACAAGGGTGAGCATGTCTGGGGCGGGGGTGAACAGCTCTCCTATTTCGACATGCGCGGCCGCCGTTTCCCCCTTTGGACGTCGGAGCCTGGGGTGGGCCGCGACAAATCCACCCTGCTGACCTTCCAGTCCGACCAGAAGGGAAAGGCCGGCGGCGACTACTACAAGACCAACTACCCGCAGCCCACCTACCTCTCCTCCCGCCGCTACGCCCTGCATATCGACACGACGGCCTACAGTGCCTTCGATTTCCGCCAGGAAGGCTGGCATGAGCTGGAGATCTGGGCGGCACCGGCCACCATCGAGCTTTGGGCCCGTGATGCCTTCACCGATCTGGTCACGGCCCTGTCCGACCGGTTCGGGCGGCAGCCGCCTTTGCCCGACTGGGTGCTGAAGGGTGCCATCATCGGCCTGAAGGACGGGGCAACGAGCTTTGACCGGCTGGAAAAATATGCGGCATCCGGGGCCGCCCTGTCGGGCCTATGGTGCGAGGATTGGGTGGGGCTTCGCATCACCAGCTTCGGCAGCCGCCTGTTCTGGGACTGGAAATGGAACGCCACGCGCTATCCGGACCTGGATACGAAGATCAAGGAACTGCATGACCGCGGCATCCGCTTCCTGGGCTATGTGAACCCCTATCTCTGCGTTGATGGCAGCTTTTTCCCCGAAGCGGAGGCCGCCGGATATCTGGCAAAGAAGCTGGAGAGCGACGAGACCTATACGGTCGATTTCGGGGAGTTCGATTGCGGCGTGGTGGATTTCACCAACCCGGCCGCTGCCGCATGGTTCGCCGAACGCGTGATCGGCCAGAACATGCTGGATTTTGGCCTGTCCGGCTGGATGGCGGATTTCGGGGAGTATCTGCCGACCGATGTCCGGCTGCACGACGGCACGCCCGGCATGCTGGCCCACAATGCCTGGCCGGTCCTGTGGGCAGAGGTGAATGCCCGTGCCGTGGAAAGCCGGGGCCGGACGGGGGAGGCCTTGTTCTTCATGCGCGCCGGCTATAGCGGGGTGCAGCGCCATTGCCCGCTGCTGTGGGCAGGCGACCAGTCGGTGGATTTCAGCCGACATGACGGGATCGGTACCGTCATCACGGCGGCCCTGTCATCGGGCTTGCTGGGCAATGCCTATCATCACAGCGATATCGGAGGTTACACCAGCCTGTTCGGTAATGTCCGCACACCGGAACTGATCATGCGCTGGTCCGAAATGGCCGCCTTTACCGCCGTGATGCGCGGTCATGAAGGCAACCGCCCGCGTGAGAATGTGCAGATCGACGAGGATGAACAGGTCCTGGCGCATTTCGCCCGCATGACCCGTCTCTATGCCCATATGGCACCTTATCTGCGAGCGCTATCGGATGAGGCGGTGGCGACGGGCCTACCGGTGCAGCGGCCGTTGTTCCTGCATTTCCCCGATGATCCCGCCACTTACGCACTTCAGGAAAGTTATCTCTATGGTGCCGATCTTCTGGTTGCCCCGGTCATTCAACCGGGCGTGGACCGGTGGAGCACCTATCTTCCCGCGGGGACCGATTGGGTGGAGGTCTGGACCGGCAACCTACATGTCGGTGGGCGAGCGGTGACGGTGGATGCACCGCTGGGCAAGCCGCCACTGTTCTACCGGCAGGGCAGTGCCTGGACAGAGCTGTTCACGGGCATCGCAGCGGTGATCTGA
- a CDS encoding coniferyl aldehyde dehydrogenase has protein sequence MDGVPDLQGLLARQQQAVKRHGTPDLKERQAALDGLARLVRRHQGDLISAVNADFGNRARQETELGELMPLLNGIRHVRRHLKGWMRPRRRVAGLAFQPASARVEYQPLGVVGILSPWNYPLFLTLGPLVDALAAGNRVMIKPSELAPRTGDLLRTLLGSLFPEDRVAVVTGGAEVAAAFSRLSFDHLVFTGSTRVGQAVMQAAADNLTPVTLELGGKSPVLIMPDYPLDKAARTIAMGKFFNAGQTCVAPDYVLVPRDRMENFAQILMRRVEAMYPTISGNPDYTSIITDRHHARLLAMVDEARARVVRHRDAGDTARRLFPPTLLIDPPTDSMAMREEIFGPVLPILPYDRVEDALAFINDRPKPLALYCYSDDSNRVTEVLNGTRSGGVTVNATMLHVGQEDLPFGGVGESGTGAYHGHEGFVRLSHARAVLRMGRFNQSHLVAAPYGRLTGWITRLFIGGAS, from the coding sequence ATGGACGGGGTGCCGGACCTGCAGGGCCTGCTGGCGCGCCAGCAACAGGCGGTGAAGCGTCATGGCACGCCAGACCTTAAGGAGCGGCAGGCGGCCCTTGACGGGCTGGCCCGCCTGGTCCGCCGGCACCAAGGGGACCTGATCAGTGCCGTTAACGCCGATTTCGGCAACCGCGCCCGGCAGGAGACGGAGCTGGGCGAGCTGATGCCGTTGCTGAACGGTATCCGCCATGTCCGCCGCCATCTGAAGGGGTGGATGCGGCCCCGACGGCGGGTGGCGGGGCTGGCATTCCAGCCGGCATCCGCGCGGGTGGAGTATCAGCCGCTGGGCGTGGTCGGCATCCTGTCACCCTGGAACTACCCGCTTTTCCTGACGCTGGGGCCGCTGGTCGATGCGCTGGCGGCGGGCAACAGGGTGATGATCAAGCCATCGGAACTGGCACCGCGTACCGGCGACCTGCTGCGTACCCTGCTGGGTAGCCTGTTCCCGGAGGATCGAGTGGCGGTGGTGACGGGCGGGGCGGAAGTGGCGGCGGCGTTCTCCCGCCTGTCCTTCGACCATCTGGTCTTTACCGGGTCCACTCGCGTCGGGCAGGCGGTGATGCAGGCGGCGGCGGACAATCTGACGCCCGTGACGCTGGAACTGGGTGGCAAGTCGCCGGTCCTGATCATGCCGGACTATCCGCTGGACAAGGCGGCGCGGACCATCGCCATGGGCAAGTTCTTCAATGCCGGCCAGACCTGCGTGGCGCCCGACTATGTGCTGGTGCCGCGCGACCGCATGGAGAACTTCGCGCAAATCCTGATGCGGCGGGTGGAGGCGATGTACCCCACCATCTCGGGCAATCCCGACTATACAAGCATCATCACCGACCGCCACCACGCCCGACTGTTGGCCATGGTGGATGAGGCGCGGGCGCGGGTGGTCCGCCACCGTGACGCAGGCGACACCGCCCGGCGCCTGTTCCCGCCGACCCTGCTGATCGACCCGCCCACCGACAGCATGGCCATGCGGGAGGAGATTTTCGGGCCGGTCCTGCCCATCCTGCCTTATGACCGGGTGGAGGATGCGCTGGCCTTCATCAATGACCGCCCCAAGCCGCTGGCCCTTTACTGTTATTCCGACGATAGCAACCGGGTGACGGAAGTGCTGAACGGTACGCGGTCAGGCGGGGTGACGGTGAATGCCACCATGCTGCATGTCGGGCAGGAGGATCTGCCCTTTGGCGGCGTCGGGGAAAGCGGTACCGGCGCCTATCATGGGCATGAGGGCTTTGTGCGTCTGTCCCATGCCCGCGCGGTCCTGCGCATGGGCCGCTTCAACCAATCCCATCTTGTCGCCGCCCCCTATGGGAGGCTGACAGGCTGGATCACAAGATTGTTCATCGGGGGGGCGTCATGA
- a CDS encoding glycerol-3-phosphate dehydrogenase/oxidase produces the protein MGTGASLNAGERAASFARLEAETFDLVIIGGGITGAGIARDAALRGLSVALLEAQDYASGTSSRSSKMIHGGLRYLAQGDVALVRESASERQVLRRIAPHLARITPFVIPTTSLATQAKLRAALWSFEKMGAVPAAEQHEVWNLDELARREPHLRRDRLNGAVAYPEFLTDDARLTLANVRSAAAAGAAVLNHALVESLIEEGGCAVGLIARSTLVGEEKAARVRARVIVNAAGPWVDGVRALAAGDGDRRLAISKGIHIVLPRGVLPVASTLILRAPDKRNIFAVPRGDFTYLGTTDQFQAGVDYWPDIGRADVDYLLNATQAAMDVPAIRDQDIVSLWAGIRPLIGEAGKKAAEVSRKDEMWVGPSGVIAIAGGKLSAYRAMASRIVDAVVARLGRRTPTCLTADLPLPGGERVLDGDDRLDRLYGTEAAVIRAAGGDVAAEARHAVLHEGAATLEDYWVRRSARAWFDTDAGRAALAPAAEAMGRLLAWDDRRRATEIHHCLQLDRNSRRALSPDPGGE, from the coding sequence ATGGGCACGGGAGCAAGCCTGAATGCGGGCGAACGCGCTGCCAGCTTTGCCCGGCTGGAGGCGGAAACCTTCGATCTGGTCATCATCGGCGGCGGCATTACGGGGGCGGGCATCGCCCGTGATGCCGCCCTGCGCGGCCTGTCCGTTGCCCTGCTGGAGGCGCAGGATTACGCGTCTGGCACCAGCAGCCGGTCATCCAAGATGATCCATGGCGGCCTGCGCTATCTGGCCCAGGGCGACGTGGCCCTGGTGCGGGAGAGCGCGTCGGAGCGGCAGGTGCTGCGCCGTATTGCCCCACATCTCGCCCGTATCACACCTTTTGTGATCCCCACCACGTCGTTGGCCACCCAGGCCAAGCTGCGTGCCGCCCTGTGGAGCTTTGAGAAGATGGGTGCGGTGCCGGCGGCGGAGCAGCATGAGGTCTGGAACCTGGATGAACTGGCGCGACGGGAACCGCATCTGCGTCGCGACCGGCTGAACGGTGCTGTGGCATATCCGGAATTCCTGACCGACGATGCCCGCCTGACCCTGGCTAATGTCCGCTCCGCTGCTGCTGCCGGGGCCGCGGTCCTGAACCATGCGCTGGTGGAAAGCCTGATAGAGGAGGGGGGGTGTGCCGTTGGCCTGATCGCCCGCTCCACCCTGGTGGGTGAAGAGAAGGCGGCCCGCGTCAGGGCACGGGTTATCGTGAACGCCGCCGGTCCCTGGGTGGATGGGGTTCGGGCGCTGGCGGCGGGAGATGGCGACCGCCGGCTTGCCATCTCCAAAGGCATCCATATCGTGCTGCCGCGCGGCGTGCTGCCGGTGGCATCCACGCTGATCCTGCGCGCGCCGGACAAACGCAATATCTTCGCTGTACCGCGCGGGGATTTCACCTATCTGGGCACCACCGATCAGTTCCAGGCCGGTGTCGATTACTGGCCCGACATCGGTCGCGCCGATGTCGATTACCTGCTGAATGCTACCCAGGCCGCCATGGATGTGCCCGCCATCCGGGACCAGGATATCGTTTCCCTTTGGGCCGGCATCCGCCCCCTGATCGGAGAGGCGGGCAAGAAGGCGGCGGAGGTATCCCGCAAGGATGAGATGTGGGTCGGTCCCAGTGGCGTGATTGCCATTGCGGGCGGCAAGCTGTCGGCCTATCGCGCCATGGCGTCCCGCATCGTGGATGCGGTTGTGGCGCGGCTGGGCCGCCGCACGCCGACCTGCCTGACAGCGGACCTGCCCCTGCCCGGTGGGGAGCGCGTTCTGGATGGCGATGACCGCCTGGACCGTCTTTATGGCACCGAGGCTGCTGTGATCCGTGCCGCCGGCGGTGATGTGGCGGCGGAGGCTCGCCACGCCGTCCTGCATGAAGGGGCCGCGACGCTGGAGGATTACTGGGTTCGGCGCAGTGCGAGGGCTTGGTTCGACACCGACGCGGGCCGCGCGGCCCTGGCCCCGGCGGCAGAGGCCATGGGCCGGCTGCTGGCTTGGGATGACCGCCGCCGGGCCACCGAAATCCATCATTGCTTGCAACTAGACCGGAACAGCCGGCGGGCCCTGTCGCCCGATCCGGGGGGAGAATGA
- a CDS encoding MFS transporter has protein sequence MRFGIHRTLLLALVMMAGILNYTDRQIIAVLKPMLEKELGWSDADYGTLVAMFQGAAAVAFVFAGWMIDRMGWRVGNPAAVGSWSLAAIVHGMATTLTEFKLVRVALGATEALGTPAAIKTVSVWFQANERSLALGFVNAAGNIGAIIAPLLVPVIALSYGWRWAFYIMGGLGLIWVVAWWALTRLPYFQTPPTSAAATGGAKVPWGTVLTDRRTWAFAGAKVFSDQVWWFLLMWMPDLFTRVFGLDMRSFGVPLATIYAVAAFGSLAGGYVSGRMLAAGMSINRARKLTLLICALLVLPVPLVLLVQNYWLAVALLGLTLAAHQGFSVNLFATATDIIPQGRIATVISIGALCGNLAGMAVLQAAGWVLATGGSYSPMFALVSVSYLLALGWLHLLQPVLKPAEAA, from the coding sequence ATGCGTTTCGGCATTCACCGTACCCTGCTGCTGGCGCTCGTCATGATGGCGGGCATCCTGAATTACACGGACCGGCAGATTATCGCCGTGCTGAAACCCATGCTGGAAAAGGAACTGGGGTGGAGCGATGCCGACTACGGCACGCTGGTCGCCATGTTCCAGGGGGCAGCGGCTGTCGCCTTCGTCTTTGCCGGCTGGATGATCGACCGCATGGGCTGGCGCGTCGGCAATCCTGCTGCTGTCGGTTCGTGGAGCTTGGCCGCCATCGTCCATGGCATGGCCACCACCCTGACGGAGTTCAAGCTGGTCCGGGTCGCCCTGGGCGCGACCGAAGCTTTGGGCACGCCGGCGGCCATCAAGACCGTCTCCGTCTGGTTCCAGGCCAATGAACGCTCCCTTGCCCTGGGCTTCGTCAATGCGGCGGGCAACATCGGGGCCATCATCGCACCGCTGCTGGTGCCCGTCATCGCACTGTCTTATGGCTGGCGGTGGGCCTTTTACATCATGGGGGGATTGGGGCTGATCTGGGTTGTCGCCTGGTGGGCGCTAACCCGCCTACCCTATTTCCAGACGCCGCCCACCTCAGCTGCCGCGACGGGGGGAGCCAAGGTGCCCTGGGGCACGGTACTGACGGACCGGCGCACCTGGGCCTTCGCAGGGGCCAAGGTTTTCTCTGATCAGGTCTGGTGGTTCCTTCTGATGTGGATGCCGGATCTGTTCACCCGTGTCTTCGGGCTGGATATGCGCAGCTTCGGCGTACCGCTGGCCACCATCTATGCCGTCGCGGCGTTCGGGTCTCTCGCCGGCGGCTACGTCTCTGGCCGCATGCTGGCGGCGGGGATGAGCATCAACCGTGCCCGCAAGCTGACCCTGCTGATCTGCGCCCTGCTAGTGCTGCCGGTGCCGCTGGTGCTGCTGGTGCAGAATTACTGGCTAGCCGTGGCGCTGCTGGGTCTGACCTTGGCGGCCCATCAGGGTTTCTCCGTCAACCTGTTCGCGACAGCCACCGACATCATCCCGCAAGGCCGGATCGCAACCGTCATTTCCATCGGCGCGCTGTGCGGCAATCTGGCGGGCATGGCGGTGCTGCAAGCTGCCGGCTGGGTGCTGGCGACGGGCGGGTCCTATTCCCCCATGTTCGCGCTGGTGTCGGTGTCCTACCTGCTGGCACTGGGCTGGCTGCATCTGTTGCAGCCAGTGCTGAAGCCGGCGGAGGCTGCTTAA
- a CDS encoding FGGY family carbohydrate kinase codes for MPELLLALDCGTTGARALLIDAGGAVLSGAKQPIPSSFPSPGRVEQDGEQVWSICRSVIACALDQAGRSMQDVAAIGVTTQRSSTVLWDRATGHPVAPILVWSDLRGMDRYKQLRAAGFMLWPQVPAAKLEAALDLVPDGRARMARGDLCWGTLDSYLIFRLTGGGAHVTDIGSAWLSGYIGYPDHAGWNPALIVHQGLEAGLFPAIADSWGPIGQTDPSLFGASVPVTAVIADQQAGMLAHGRLSAGAWKATYGTSGVLMASTGATPVSPHRTIPIQAMTKTGEDISWCVEGMVISCGAFLNWLCRDMGMFADAAALSDAAGSVPDTHGVIVRPSLQGLGAPHGRFHERALISGLDAGANRAHVARAALQGIAYRMMEIARAVAATPGLSTPDHLPVDGGVSNSEPLLQMQADALGMPVRRHLVKEATAYGAAIAAGLGFGVIAVADLPRFARYDAEFTPRIGRDKAEAIYHAWAKIALA; via the coding sequence ATGCCTGAACTGCTGCTGGCCCTTGATTGTGGCACCACGGGTGCCCGCGCCCTGTTGATCGATGCAGGTGGCGCCGTGCTGTCGGGGGCCAAGCAGCCGATCCCATCGTCCTTTCCCTCGCCGGGCCGGGTGGAACAGGATGGTGAACAGGTCTGGTCCATCTGCCGGTCGGTCATCGCGTGTGCCCTGGATCAGGCCGGGCGATCCATGCAGGACGTGGCCGCCATCGGCGTGACGACGCAGAGATCCAGCACGGTCCTGTGGGACCGCGCAACCGGGCATCCCGTGGCCCCGATCCTGGTCTGGAGCGACCTGCGCGGCATGGACCGTTACAAGCAGCTGCGCGCCGCCGGCTTCATGCTGTGGCCCCAGGTGCCGGCAGCGAAGCTTGAAGCCGCACTGGATCTCGTCCCCGATGGCCGTGCCCGTATGGCGCGGGGTGACTTGTGCTGGGGCACGCTGGACAGCTATCTGATTTTCCGTCTGACGGGCGGAGGGGCGCATGTCACCGATATCGGATCGGCCTGGCTGTCGGGCTATATCGGCTATCCTGATCATGCCGGCTGGAACCCAGCCCTGATTGTGCATCAGGGGCTGGAAGCCGGTCTGTTTCCCGCCATCGCAGACAGTTGGGGTCCCATCGGACAGACCGACCCATCGCTATTCGGCGCATCCGTGCCCGTGACGGCGGTGATCGCGGATCAGCAGGCTGGCATGCTGGCCCATGGGCGGCTGTCGGCGGGGGCATGGAAAGCCACTTATGGCACCTCTGGCGTCCTGATGGCCTCCACCGGTGCCACCCCGGTCAGCCCGCATCGCACCATCCCCATCCAGGCCATGACCAAGACGGGGGAGGATATCTCCTGGTGCGTGGAAGGCATGGTGATCAGCTGCGGTGCCTTCCTGAACTGGCTGTGCCGGGACATGGGCATGTTCGCCGATGCCGCCGCGCTGTCCGATGCCGCCGGCAGCGTGCCGGACACGCACGGCGTGATCGTCCGTCCGTCCCTGCAGGGGCTGGGCGCGCCGCATGGACGGTTTCATGAACGCGCCCTGATTTCTGGGCTGGATGCGGGTGCCAACCGTGCCCATGTGGCCCGCGCCGCCTTGCAGGGCATTGCCTACCGCATGATGGAAATCGCCCGCGCCGTGGCCGCCACACCGGGCCTCTCCACCCCCGACCACCTGCCCGTGGATGGCGGGGTCAGCAACAGTGAACCGTTGTTGCAGATGCAGGCGGATGCGTTGGGCATGCCTGTGCGCCGCCATCTTGTGAAGGAGGCGACGGCCTATGGTGCCGCCATCGCCGCCGGCCTGGGCTTCGGCGTCATCGCCGTGGCTGATCTACCCCGCTTCGCCCGCTATGACGCGGAATTTACGCCGCGCATAGGCCGGGACAAAGCGGAAGCCATCTATCATGCCTGGGCCAAGATCGCCCTGGCCTGA